One window from the genome of Metabacillus flavus encodes:
- a CDS encoding carbohydrate binding domain-containing protein, which translates to MRKLTGMMISCMLIAGFTGPAQAAGSKEAIPFHPVAIKGKDHGTAKLIIPVPKSHHVAVKVSNEPFGKVKTSDLAPKGRTVTNPYRSGSDLTGVDPRINKYAGVYLLDSANRVLDFEQITLKENQIQKETWNLVWQDEFDGSAINESKWNFIQGGGGYGNNELQNYTNRSKNARLENGSLVIEAHKEELGGNEYTSAKLTTQNKGDWTYGRYEIRAKLPKGQGMWPAIWMMPTDYDLYSGWPASGEIDIMELLGHAPNEVHGTLHYGLPWKNTGEMYRLPQGAKDFSEDYHTFSIDWEPGEIRWYVDGVLYAKQNDWYSKNENAAAPYTYPAPFDRDFYLQLNVAVGGNWPGYPDSTTVFPSRMLVDYVRVYELDGEYREAGERPAAEEVTADLRPPLADGNYVYNGEFEAGLTDWKFQPFEPSSLFGGEGTAESVNGEAKISITKPGNAVHAIQFVQPTLPIEKGERYKLTFDARSDGPRAAGINISGPERSYTRYLSDQTLSLTDKMQSFSYEFTMESETDPHARLEFNLGQGSALPVWIDHVKLVKLPKDPNAPKKVLPTGNYIYNGTFDQGTARMEFWDLAADKGSKAEASVGEAIPERKLNVDIKRTGSYSDAIRLSQNKLNLEKEAAYILTFDAKADAKRNIGFQVTNENRSAFYTRTEQIALTADMKSYRLLIQPWESNPNSVIEFLLGGNRAGVTIDNIAMKRLAKPVILDPLSTRIEAENYQDMFGVQNGPTSVGWIDEGDWMQYAVDVKEAGEYTVAFLAASGRDGGKFTLLSKAGNQFTGDLPQGEIKPENADHLSVADIPQTGGWDTWKTFESKIRLEKGIQTLQVYAPNANLDSMEFSKVGE; encoded by the coding sequence ATGCGCAAATTAACAGGTATGATGATTTCCTGTATGCTGATCGCAGGGTTTACAGGCCCTGCACAGGCAGCAGGCAGCAAAGAGGCCATCCCGTTCCATCCCGTTGCCATTAAGGGGAAGGATCACGGGACAGCTAAACTGATTATCCCCGTTCCTAAATCCCATCATGTTGCGGTAAAAGTATCAAATGAACCGTTTGGCAAAGTAAAGACAAGCGATTTGGCTCCAAAGGGGCGAACGGTGACGAATCCATACCGATCGGGTTCTGACCTGACGGGTGTTGATCCGAGAATCAACAAATATGCCGGGGTTTATCTTTTGGATTCAGCGAATCGGGTACTTGATTTTGAGCAGATTACCTTGAAAGAAAACCAGATCCAAAAGGAAACCTGGAATCTTGTGTGGCAGGATGAATTTGACGGATCCGCGATCAATGAAAGCAAGTGGAATTTTATCCAGGGAGGCGGCGGCTACGGGAATAATGAGCTTCAAAATTATACGAACCGCTCAAAAAACGCCCGTTTGGAAAATGGCTCTCTTGTTATCGAAGCGCATAAAGAGGAACTAGGCGGCAATGAATATACGTCTGCCAAATTAACCACTCAAAACAAAGGCGATTGGACATACGGCCGCTACGAAATTCGTGCGAAGCTTCCAAAAGGCCAAGGCATGTGGCCGGCAATCTGGATGATGCCGACCGACTATGATTTGTACTCCGGGTGGCCTGCCTCAGGAGAAATTGACATTATGGAATTGCTCGGACATGCTCCGAACGAAGTGCATGGCACGCTGCATTATGGACTGCCCTGGAAAAACACAGGTGAAATGTATCGCCTTCCGCAAGGTGCGAAGGATTTCTCTGAAGACTATCACACCTTCTCAATTGACTGGGAGCCTGGCGAAATCAGGTGGTACGTGGATGGCGTTCTTTATGCAAAGCAAAATGACTGGTACAGCAAGAACGAAAATGCTGCTGCGCCCTATACGTATCCCGCTCCCTTTGACCGTGATTTTTACCTTCAGCTGAACGTGGCTGTCGGCGGAAACTGGCCTGGCTATCCGGATAGCACCACTGTCTTTCCAAGCCGGATGCTCGTCGATTATGTAAGAGTGTATGAATTGGACGGAGAGTATCGGGAGGCCGGGGAAAGACCAGCTGCTGAAGAGGTAACCGCGGATCTTCGTCCTCCGCTTGCTGATGGAAACTATGTTTACAACGGGGAGTTCGAGGCCGGCCTCACGGACTGGAAGTTCCAGCCGTTTGAGCCTTCCAGCCTGTTTGGAGGAGAAGGAACGGCAGAATCCGTGAACGGTGAAGCAAAAATCAGCATCACGAAACCGGGGAATGCCGTACATGCCATCCAATTTGTGCAGCCTACCCTGCCGATTGAAAAGGGAGAGCGCTATAAACTGACATTTGATGCCCGATCTGATGGTCCGCGTGCGGCTGGTATAAATATTTCAGGTCCAGAACGCAGCTATACTAGATATTTATCCGATCAAACTCTTTCCCTCACAGACAAGATGCAGTCCTTTAGCTATGAGTTTACGATGGAAAGCGAAACCGATCCGCATGCACGTCTGGAATTTAACCTGGGCCAGGGCTCAGCTCTTCCAGTTTGGATTGACCATGTGAAGCTAGTAAAGCTTCCAAAGGATCCAAACGCACCGAAAAAAGTCCTGCCAACCGGGAACTATATTTATAACGGAACTTTTGACCAGGGAACGGCGCGTATGGAATTCTGGGACCTTGCCGCGGATAAAGGCTCTAAGGCCGAGGCTTCAGTCGGCGAAGCCATTCCGGAACGCAAGCTTAATGTGGACATTAAACGCACAGGAAGCTATTCCGATGCAATTCGTTTAAGTCAAAACAAGCTAAACCTTGAAAAAGAAGCGGCTTATATCCTGACGTTTGACGCAAAGGCGGATGCAAAGCGGAATATCGGATTTCAGGTAACAAATGAGAACCGCTCAGCATTTTATACAAGAACCGAACAAATCGCGCTTACAGCGGATATGAAATCCTACCGATTGCTGATTCAGCCTTGGGAAAGCAATCCGAACAGTGTGATTGAATTTCTTTTAGGCGGAAATCGTGCGGGCGTAACGATCGATAACATTGCGATGAAGCGCCTTGCCAAACCGGTTATACTTGATCCATTGAGTACCCGGATTGAAGCGGAAAACTATCAGGACATGTTTGGAGTTCAAAACGGCCCAACCAGCGTGGGCTGGATTGACGAAGGCGACTGGATGCAGTATGCCGTTGACGTCAAGGAAGCAGGAGAATACACCGTTGCATTTCTTGCTGCATCCGGACGCGACGGCGGGAAATTTACGCTCCTCAGCAAAGCAGGAAACCAGTTCACAGGCGATCTGCCTCAAGGCGAAATTAAACCGGAAAATGCAGACCATTTATCCGTAGCTGATATACCGCAAACCGGCGGCTGGGATACGTGGAAAACTTTCGAAAGTAAAATCCGTCTTGAAAAAGGCATACAGACTCTTCAGGTCTATGCACCGAATGCTAATCTGGATTCGATGGAATTTAGTAAGGTTGGAGAATAA
- the rpsF gene encoding 30S ribosomal protein S6 codes for MTNYEIMYIVRPNIEEDAKKALVERFSGILSDNGAEVKETKEWGKRRLAYEINDFRDGYYQIVKVASEADAVQEFDRLAKISEDIIRHIVIKEEE; via the coding sequence ATGACAAACTACGAAATTATGTACATCGTACGTCCAAACATCGAAGAAGATGCGAAGAAAGCTCTTGTTGAGCGTTTCAGCGGAATTCTTTCTGACAATGGTGCGGAAGTAAAGGAAACGAAAGAGTGGGGCAAACGCCGCCTTGCTTATGAAATCAATGATTTCCGCGATGGTTACTATCAGATCGTTAAAGTTGCTTCTGAAGCAGATGCGGTTCAAGAATTTGACCGTCTTGCAAAGATCAGCGAAGACATCATTCGTCACATCGTGATTAAAGAAGAAGAATAA
- the rplI gene encoding 50S ribosomal protein L9: MKVVFLKDVKGKGKKGEVKNVADGYAHNFLIKQGLAVEANNAAMSALNAQKNKESKEAEQELQQAEELKKTLEELTVELKAKSGEGGRLFGSITSKQIADELKKVHSIKIDKRKLDLPDAIRALGYTNVPVKLHTDVTATLKVHVTEE; encoded by the coding sequence ATGAAAGTAGTTTTTCTTAAAGATGTTAAAGGTAAAGGAAAAAAAGGCGAGGTAAAAAACGTAGCGGACGGCTACGCGCACAATTTCCTGATTAAACAAGGCCTTGCTGTTGAAGCAAACAATGCGGCAATGTCTGCACTAAATGCCCAAAAGAATAAAGAGAGCAAGGAAGCAGAACAAGAGCTTCAGCAGGCGGAAGAGCTGAAAAAAACACTTGAAGAGCTTACCGTTGAATTAAAAGCGAAATCTGGAGAAGGCGGCCGTCTATTCGGTTCCATCACAAGCAAGCAAATTGCCGATGAGCTGAAAAAGGTCCACTCTATTAAAATCGATAAGCGCAAACTGGACCTTCCGGATGCAATCCGCGCTCTTGGATACACAAACGTACCTGTGAAGCTTCACACCGATGTGACAGCAACTCTAAAGGTTCATGTAACCGAAGAATAA
- the ychF gene encoding redox-regulated ATPase YchF, whose product MALTAGIVGLPNVGKSTLFNAITQAGAESANYPFCTIDPNVGIVEVPDERLQKLTELVQPKKTVPTAFEFTDIAGIVKGASKGEGLGNKFLSHIRQVDAITHVVRCFEDGNITHVSGKVDPIDDIETINLELVLADLESVDKRASRVEKLAKQKDKDAVAEHEILSKLKEAFENGKPARSVEFTEEQMKHVKQLHLLTSKPILYVANVAEDEVADSSKNPYVQKVRDFAANENAEVIVVCAKIESEIVELDAEEKEMFLEELGIEESGLDQLIRATYQLLGLATYFTAGVQEVRAWTFRLGMKAPQCAGVIHTDFERGFIRAETVHYEDLLAAGTMGAAREAGKVRLEGKEYLVKDGDVIHFRFNV is encoded by the coding sequence ATGGCTTTAACTGCAGGTATTGTCGGACTTCCGAATGTAGGGAAATCCACTCTTTTTAACGCAATTACACAGGCTGGCGCAGAGTCTGCCAACTATCCTTTCTGTACGATTGACCCGAATGTGGGCATCGTTGAAGTACCGGACGAGCGTCTTCAAAAATTGACAGAGCTTGTTCAGCCTAAAAAAACCGTTCCAACGGCTTTTGAGTTTACGGATATTGCCGGAATCGTAAAAGGTGCGAGCAAGGGTGAAGGACTAGGAAACAAATTCCTTTCCCACATCCGCCAGGTAGACGCGATTACTCACGTAGTCCGCTGCTTCGAGGATGGAAACATCACGCACGTATCCGGTAAGGTCGATCCAATCGATGATATTGAAACCATCAACCTGGAGCTTGTTCTCGCTGACCTTGAGTCTGTTGATAAGCGTGCATCCCGAGTTGAAAAGCTTGCTAAGCAAAAGGACAAAGACGCAGTAGCAGAGCATGAAATTCTCTCCAAGCTCAAAGAAGCGTTTGAAAACGGCAAACCTGCCCGTTCTGTTGAGTTCACGGAAGAGCAGATGAAACATGTAAAGCAGCTTCACCTTCTGACAAGCAAACCGATTCTTTATGTAGCAAATGTTGCCGAGGATGAAGTAGCCGATTCCTCTAAAAATCCTTACGTACAAAAAGTGAGAGATTTTGCAGCGAACGAAAACGCAGAAGTGATTGTCGTCTGTGCAAAGATCGAATCTGAAATTGTAGAACTTGATGCGGAAGAAAAGGAAATGTTCCTTGAAGAGCTTGGCATTGAAGAGTCCGGACTTGATCAGCTGATCCGCGCAACTTATCAGCTGCTTGGTCTTGCGACTTACTTTACTGCAGGCGTTCAGGAAGTGCGTGCATGGACATTCCGTCTTGGCATGAAAGCTCCTCAATGTGCCGGAGTCATCCATACCGATTTCGAACGCGGATTCATCCGTGCCGAAACCGTTCATTACGAAGACCTTCTTGCTGCCGGAACAATGGGTGCAGCCCGCGAAGCCGGAAAAGTCCGTCTTGAAGGAAAAGAATATCTGGTGAAAGACGGAGACGTTATTCACTTCCGTTTTAACGTTTAA
- a CDS encoding GH1 family beta-glucosidase gives MNFSKEFIFGTATSSYQIEGAHKEGGRTPSIWDTFCDTPGKVYEQHNGNTACDHYHRFEEDIQIIKNLGVDAYRFSIAWPRIFPKKGEYNAEGMAFYKNLAKRLQEEGIKPAVTLYHWDLPMWAHEEGGWTNRESVKWFLDYTRACFTELDHLVDSWITHNEPWCAGFLGYHQGVHAPGHTNMEEAVKAVHHMLLSHGEAVNMLKQEFSSLTPIGITLNLSPIYAASDSANDLLAANNADGYSNRWFLDPIFKGSYPADMMNLFSKYVHSYDFIKQGDLETISVPCDFFGINYYSRAIVEFSAANDFMSKGAYSDYEKTGMGWDIAPNEFKDLIIRLRKEYTDLPIYITENGAAYDDEVENGRVHDSLRTDYIEKHLQAVSDLNEMGMNIQGYYLWSLLDNFEWSFGYDKRFGMIYVDFDSQERIWKDSAYRYAEIIKQRTPSLQIGS, from the coding sequence GTGAATTTTTCTAAAGAGTTTATTTTCGGTACAGCAACGTCTTCCTATCAGATTGAAGGAGCACATAAAGAAGGCGGAAGGACCCCTTCGATTTGGGATACATTCTGCGACACTCCCGGAAAGGTTTATGAGCAGCACAACGGAAATACGGCATGTGACCACTACCACCGTTTCGAGGAAGATATTCAGATCATTAAAAACCTGGGCGTCGATGCTTATCGCTTCTCCATTGCCTGGCCTCGAATATTCCCTAAGAAAGGCGAATACAACGCAGAAGGAATGGCCTTTTATAAAAACCTGGCGAAGCGTCTTCAGGAAGAAGGAATCAAGCCCGCGGTTACGCTTTATCACTGGGATTTGCCAATGTGGGCGCATGAAGAAGGCGGCTGGACAAACCGTGAATCTGTGAAATGGTTCCTCGATTACACAAGAGCATGCTTTACAGAGCTTGATCATCTCGTTGATTCCTGGATTACTCACAATGAGCCTTGGTGCGCAGGCTTTCTTGGATACCATCAGGGCGTTCATGCACCAGGACATACGAACATGGAAGAAGCCGTTAAAGCCGTTCATCACATGCTGCTTTCACACGGAGAAGCGGTCAACATGCTGAAACAGGAGTTTTCATCCCTTACTCCAATCGGCATTACGCTGAACCTGTCCCCTATTTATGCAGCGTCCGATTCAGCTAACGATTTGCTTGCTGCGAATAATGCGGATGGCTATTCAAACCGCTGGTTCCTGGATCCAATTTTCAAAGGAAGCTATCCGGCAGATATGATGAATCTATTTTCTAAATACGTTCACTCCTATGATTTTATTAAACAAGGAGACTTGGAAACAATTTCGGTTCCATGTGACTTTTTCGGGATTAACTACTACAGCCGTGCCATCGTTGAATTCAGCGCAGCCAATGATTTTATGAGTAAAGGCGCTTATTCGGACTATGAGAAAACCGGAATGGGCTGGGACATCGCTCCAAATGAATTTAAAGACCTGATTATCAGACTCCGAAAAGAATACACGGACCTCCCGATCTACATAACGGAGAATGGAGCCGCCTACGATGACGAGGTGGAGAATGGCAGAGTGCATGATTCTCTTCGCACCGATTATATTGAAAAGCATCTTCAAGCAGTCTCTGATTTAAATGAGATGGGCATGAATATTCAAGGTTATTACTTGTGGTCCCTTCTTGATAACTTTGAATGGAGCTTCGGCTATGACAAACGTTTTGGCATGATTTATGTGGATTTTGATTCTCAGGAACGGATCTGGAAGGACAGTGCCTATCGATATGCGGAAATCATTAAGCAGCGGACACCTTCCTTGCAAATCGGTTCTTAA
- the dnaB gene encoding replicative DNA helicase has protein sequence MNELFNDRIPPQNIDAEQAVLGAIFLEPQALTMASEVLIPEDFYRAAHQKIYNTMLQLTDKGEPVDLVTVTSDLADVNLLEEIGGVSYLTDLANSVPTAANVEYYARIVEEKSILRRLIRTASTIAQEGYTREDEVADLLTDAEKSIMEVAQRKNAGSFQSIKDVLVQTYDNIELLHNRKGDITGIPTGFSELDRMTAGFQRNDLIIVAARPSVGKTAFALNIAQNVATKTDENVAIFSLEMGADQLVMRMLCAEGNINAQNLRTGNLTSEDWGKLTMAMGSLSNAGIYIDDTPGIRVSEIRSKCRRLKQEAGLGMILIDYLQLIQGSGRSKDNRQQEVSEISRTLKSLARELKVPVIALSQLSRGVEQRQDKRPMMSDIRESGSIEQDADIVAFLYRDDYYDKESENKNIIEIIIAKQRNGPVGTVSLAFVKEYNKFVNLERRFDDAPGA, from the coding sequence TTGAATGAACTATTCAATGACCGAATTCCGCCGCAGAATATAGATGCTGAACAAGCTGTACTCGGAGCCATTTTTCTCGAACCGCAAGCCCTCACCATGGCTTCAGAAGTATTAATACCTGAAGATTTCTACCGGGCTGCGCACCAGAAAATCTACAATACAATGCTCCAGCTTACCGACAAGGGGGAACCTGTAGATCTGGTCACCGTTACCTCTGATCTCGCAGATGTGAATCTGCTTGAAGAAATAGGAGGGGTCTCCTATTTAACGGACCTTGCCAACTCAGTACCAACAGCGGCAAACGTAGAATATTATGCAAGAATTGTAGAAGAAAAATCGATACTAAGAAGACTGATCCGGACGGCAAGCACGATTGCCCAGGAAGGGTATACGCGCGAAGACGAAGTTGCAGATCTCCTGACAGATGCTGAAAAAAGCATTATGGAAGTGGCGCAGCGCAAAAACGCAGGCTCCTTCCAGAGCATTAAGGATGTCCTCGTTCAAACCTATGATAATATTGAACTTCTTCATAACCGAAAAGGAGATATTACCGGAATACCAACCGGTTTCTCCGAGCTCGACCGGATGACGGCAGGCTTTCAGCGAAACGACCTAATTATCGTTGCCGCCCGTCCTTCCGTTGGTAAAACCGCCTTCGCACTGAATATTGCTCAGAACGTCGCGACCAAGACAGACGAGAACGTTGCGATCTTCAGCCTCGAGATGGGTGCCGACCAGCTCGTCATGCGTATGCTCTGTGCAGAAGGCAATATTAACGCCCAAAACTTAAGAACCGGTAACCTGACAAGCGAGGACTGGGGAAAGCTCACCATGGCCATGGGAAGCCTCTCTAACGCAGGAATATACATCGACGACACCCCGGGTATCCGTGTCAGTGAGATCCGTTCGAAATGCCGCCGCCTCAAGCAAGAGGCCGGCCTCGGCATGATACTGATCGATTATCTTCAGCTCATCCAGGGAAGCGGCCGAAGCAAGGACAACCGCCAGCAGGAGGTATCCGAAATCTCAAGAACGCTGAAATCCCTAGCCCGTGAGCTCAAGGTGCCCGTCATCGCCCTGTCCCAGCTCTCCCGTGGAGTGGAGCAGCGTCAGGACAAGCGTCCCATGATGTCCGACATCCGTGAATCCGGAAGTATCGAGCAGGATGCCGACATCGTCGCCTTCCTATACCGTGACGATTACTACGACAAAGAATCCGAAAACAAGAACATCATCGAAATCATCATCGCCAAACAGCGTAACGGCCCCGTAGGAACCGTCTCACTGGCGTTCGTAAAAGAATACAACAAGTTCGTAAACTTGGAGCGGAGGTTTGACGACGCTCCAGGGGCTTAG
- a CDS encoding YybS family protein, whose product MKRTKALTEGAILLALFTVAVLITITVPLLGMITSFALPIPFIVYALRHDTKSSLLLFAASLPVVFITGSISALLAAAPTALTGLIMGTLYKKRGSAPAVIGGTLAFLATILGGYVISVLFFQVNPLTEFKSIMTESMNMATSLMKTMGQPPKEEQMRLLRTQMEQFFTLMPTVAVMCSFFFSIITHAIASSILKRLKLEVKPLKPFREWKLPKSIAWYYLAVILLSYIGFEKGSYASMAVTNVFFILTVLLVIQGFSFLFYYAYTKGISKSVPIVVVIISLFLPFLLYPIQFLGIIDIGFRLREKITPKS is encoded by the coding sequence GTGAAACGCACGAAAGCCCTGACAGAGGGAGCGATTTTGCTTGCTCTTTTTACTGTTGCCGTCTTAATTACCATCACCGTCCCGCTTCTGGGGATGATTACTTCATTTGCCCTGCCTATTCCTTTCATTGTATATGCATTAAGGCATGACACGAAGAGCAGTCTTCTTTTGTTTGCCGCGTCTTTGCCGGTCGTTTTTATAACAGGATCAATCAGTGCCTTGCTTGCAGCAGCACCCACTGCTTTAACAGGGCTCATCATGGGTACACTTTATAAGAAAAGAGGAAGCGCACCAGCTGTCATTGGCGGAACGCTTGCGTTTCTTGCTACCATCCTTGGAGGCTATGTGATTTCGGTTCTTTTTTTTCAAGTGAATCCTCTAACTGAATTCAAGTCCATTATGACGGAATCAATGAATATGGCGACATCCTTAATGAAAACGATGGGTCAGCCTCCGAAGGAAGAACAAATGAGGCTGCTGCGGACTCAAATGGAACAATTTTTCACTTTAATGCCGACAGTTGCTGTAATGTGCAGTTTCTTTTTCTCTATTATTACTCATGCGATTGCTTCCTCTATTCTTAAGAGACTGAAGCTTGAAGTAAAGCCTTTAAAGCCATTCAGAGAATGGAAGCTGCCGAAGAGTATTGCTTGGTATTACTTGGCGGTCATTCTGCTTAGCTATATTGGATTTGAGAAGGGTTCCTACGCAAGTATGGCTGTGACCAATGTATTCTTTATTTTAACGGTTCTGTTAGTGATCCAAGGATTTTCTTTCCTGTTTTACTATGCTTACACCAAGGGAATATCAAAAAGCGTCCCCATCGTTGTTGTTATTATTTCCCTATTCCTTCCGTTTTTGCTTTATCCGATTCAATTCTTAGGTATAATTGACATAGGATTCAGATTAAGGGAGAAAATTACTCCAAAATCTTAA
- a CDS encoding DHH family phosphoesterase encodes MPSFYEKRLFRYPIYALYSVTVIALAILFYYNWILSFAGLLLMGLTIILLIQADAKMKSDMEEYISTLSYRLKKVGEEALMEMPIGIMLFNDQYYIEWTNPFLASCFDEDTLVGRTLYDVAEGLIPLIKQEVDSETLSLHDRKFKVIIKREERLLYFFDVTEQKEIEKQYKNERTVLALIFLDNYDEVTQGMDDQTKSTINSEVTSLLNKWGNEQGLFLKRVSSERFLAVLNEHILEKLEKTKFSVLDEVRERTAVYNISLTLSIGIGAGHHSLQELGDMAQSSLDLALGRGGDQVAIKQSNGKVKFYGGKTNPMEKRTRVRARVISHAMTEIVTASDKVLIMGHKYPDMDAIGAAIGVLKVAEVNDKEAYIVLDQNEIDSSVQRLVEELKLHTELWAHFIKPEEALEMVTEETVLIVVDTHKPSLVLDEKLLGRVHDKVVIDHHRRGEEFIKDPLLVYMEPYASSTAELVTELLEYQPKRLKLKMIEATALLAGIIVDTKSFTLRTGSRTFDAASYLRSKGADTILVQKFMKEDINHFVKRSKLIQNTELLENGVALSMDADENGDYFDQVIIAQTADTLLSMSGVSASFVLARRNENTVGISARSLGDVNVQLIMEALDGGGHLTNAATQLQDITVAEAEERLKQAIGDYFEGGIKA; translated from the coding sequence ATGCCAAGTTTTTATGAAAAGCGCTTATTTCGTTACCCTATATACGCTCTATATAGCGTAACAGTGATCGCTCTTGCAATCCTTTTTTACTATAACTGGATCCTATCCTTCGCAGGCCTTCTTCTTATGGGCTTAACGATTATTCTCCTTATTCAGGCTGACGCCAAAATGAAGTCGGATATGGAAGAATACATATCCACCCTCTCTTACAGGCTGAAAAAGGTCGGAGAAGAAGCGCTGATGGAGATGCCGATCGGGATCATGCTGTTTAATGATCAGTACTATATAGAATGGACGAATCCGTTCCTGGCTTCATGCTTTGATGAAGATACGCTTGTCGGACGGACGCTTTATGATGTAGCTGAAGGGCTTATTCCTCTTATTAAACAGGAGGTTGATTCAGAAACGCTCTCTCTTCATGACCGGAAGTTCAAGGTGATTATTAAAAGAGAAGAACGCCTGCTTTATTTCTTTGATGTAACGGAGCAAAAAGAGATTGAAAAACAATATAAAAATGAGCGAACTGTTTTAGCCCTTATTTTCCTTGATAACTATGATGAAGTAACGCAAGGGATGGACGATCAGACGAAAAGCACGATTAACAGTGAAGTGACGTCCCTTTTGAATAAATGGGGGAATGAACAGGGGCTGTTTTTAAAACGTGTCTCCTCTGAGAGGTTTCTTGCTGTTTTAAATGAGCATATCCTCGAAAAATTGGAGAAAACCAAGTTTTCTGTCCTTGATGAAGTGCGCGAGCGAACAGCCGTATATAACATTTCGCTTACGCTGAGTATCGGAATCGGTGCCGGACATCACTCCCTTCAGGAACTGGGAGATATGGCCCAGTCAAGCCTTGACCTTGCTTTAGGCCGCGGGGGAGATCAAGTTGCCATTAAGCAGTCTAACGGCAAAGTGAAGTTTTACGGCGGCAAAACAAATCCGATGGAAAAAAGAACCCGGGTCCGTGCCCGTGTCATATCCCATGCGATGACGGAAATTGTCACCGCCAGTGACAAGGTTCTGATTATGGGCCATAAATATCCGGATATGGATGCAATCGGTGCAGCGATCGGCGTATTGAAGGTCGCAGAAGTAAACGACAAGGAAGCGTATATCGTTCTTGATCAGAATGAAATAGATTCGAGTGTTCAAAGGCTTGTAGAAGAGCTCAAGCTTCATACTGAATTGTGGGCCCATTTTATCAAACCGGAAGAAGCGCTTGAAATGGTGACAGAAGAAACGGTGCTTATTGTAGTAGATACACATAAGCCATCCCTTGTTCTCGATGAGAAGCTCCTGGGACGCGTTCACGATAAAGTGGTGATCGATCATCATAGACGAGGCGAGGAGTTTATCAAAGATCCTCTGCTTGTCTATATGGAGCCGTACGCGTCCTCTACAGCGGAGCTTGTCACGGAACTGCTCGAATACCAGCCGAAGCGCCTAAAGCTCAAAATGATTGAAGCAACGGCTCTGTTAGCTGGTATAATAGTGGACACAAAAAGTTTTACTCTAAGAACCGGTTCAAGAACCTTCGATGCGGCATCCTATCTCCGCTCAAAGGGAGCGGACACGATTCTTGTCCAAAAGTTTATGAAAGAGGACATCAATCATTTCGTGAAACGCTCCAAGTTGATTCAAAACACCGAGCTGCTTGAAAATGGCGTAGCGCTGTCAATGGACGCTGATGAAAATGGGGACTATTTCGATCAAGTCATCATTGCTCAAACAGCGGATACTCTCCTTTCCATGAGCGGAGTTTCAGCTTCATTTGTTCTGGCGAGGCGCAATGAAAACACGGTTGGAATCAGTGCAAGGTCGCTTGGGGATGTGAATGTTCAGCTTATTATGGAAGCGCTGGATGGAGGCGGGCACTTGACGAACGCAGCCACCCAGCTTCAGGACATCACGGTTGCAGAAGCGGAAGAGAGATTAAAGCAAGCAATTGGCGACTATTTTGAAGGAGGAATTAAGGCATGA
- the ssb gene encoding single-stranded DNA-binding protein, with product MINRVVLVGRLTKDPELRYTPAGAAVATFTLAVNRTFTNQQGEKEADFLNCVVWRRQAENVANFLKKGNLAGVEGRLQSRSYEDQTGRRVYVTEVVADSVQFLEPKGSGNSGGGGNSNNFYDGGQSQGGQKSYGGSDQQRNNNNQGRTSFDDDPFANDGQPIDISDDDLPF from the coding sequence ATGATCAATCGTGTCGTTCTCGTCGGAAGACTTACAAAAGACCCTGAACTTCGTTATACACCAGCGGGGGCAGCTGTTGCCACCTTCACTCTTGCAGTAAACCGTACGTTTACGAACCAGCAGGGGGAAAAGGAAGCAGACTTCCTTAACTGTGTCGTATGGAGACGTCAGGCCGAAAATGTGGCAAACTTCTTGAAAAAAGGCAACTTGGCAGGCGTTGAAGGCAGATTGCAGTCTCGCAGCTATGAGGATCAAACAGGACGCCGTGTGTATGTTACTGAAGTTGTGGCCGACAGCGTGCAGTTTTTAGAGCCTAAGGGATCTGGAAACAGCGGCGGTGGCGGAAACAGCAATAACTTTTATGATGGAGGCCAGTCTCAGGGCGGCCAAAAATCATATGGTGGTTCAGATCAGCAGCGGAATAATAACAATCAAGGCCGTACAAGCTTTGATGATGATCCATTTGCCAATGATGGACAACCGATTGATATATCAGACGATGATTTGCCATTCTAA
- the rpsR gene encoding 30S ribosomal protein S18 encodes MAGGRRGGRAKRRKVCFFTSNGITHIDYKDVDLLKKFVSERGKILPRRVTGTSAKYQRKLTVAIKRSRQMALLPYVTGE; translated from the coding sequence ATGGCAGGAGGACGCAGAGGCGGTCGCGCGAAGCGCCGTAAAGTTTGTTTCTTTACCTCTAACGGAATCACGCACATCGACTACAAAGATGTTGATTTGCTTAAAAAATTCGTTTCCGAGCGCGGTAAAATTCTTCCTCGTCGTGTAACTGGTACAAGCGCAAAATACCAACGTAAATTGACTGTTGCTATCAAACGCTCACGCCAAATGGCATTGCTTCCATACGTTACAGGCGAATAA